The window ttaaataattcatGTTTTACATCATCGCATAATTTCAGCAAATAAACAAAGAATTCAGAACCTTTAAAGCCTACAAACTACATGAACATATAGCAAGATTACCGAAAATAATCCACCTCTTAAAAGTGTTTTGACATATTACAACTTTGCTAAATAAGTAAATAACCCTTTTCCTGAATCATAAACCTCaagaaaaccatagttatcaCCTATAGTCCCACCACTTTCAGATACTTGTTAAACAAACCCCCAAATCTATAcaaacacttaaattacatttaAACCCCTTTCCTTCATCCAAACGTATACCCCAAAACAATATCAAATATCACCAACAACAATTTACGCACTTGCATTTGCATGAACAACACATGAAGCATCCGCATGGACCACAACCACATCTCAAACAAtcggggcattttggtaatttcaCATCCGGGCATTTCGGTAATTTCACATCCGGGCATTTTGGTTTCTTCCACCCACAGCTCGATTTGCAACATTTCAGGCATTCGGGCTGCCCGATGTTTATGCAACAGAAACTACATGTGTTggggtttgactttgacttttttgGAAAGTGGAGATTGGATTTGATCTTTTTGAGTCGAGTTTTGGTCGTGATTGTTTCCATTTCATGTATGAATCGACAAAGATGGCGGATGTAATCAGGGTAAAGCTCTAAGTTACAATGACCACCCCCTTTTATCCATAATGGTTCATACGGGTCCTTCGCCATTTTCCATAATCCATTTCCATGTAGCCAATTCACTACATCATCTTCTGTTCCCTATTTCATTAAGAATGTGTTAAAAAGACAAGTATGACCTCAAAAATAAGATCATTGATCACAAgaatatattcaaaacatcaacaCAAATAAGAAAACACATTAATAAATCTTTGAAGAAGTCGAGGGAGAAACTTACATGTATCACAAGCGTAGGGCACTTCACCTTCTTGATTTTATTAACATTCTGCAATTATCAAAAAAAACGTAAGTACTCTAAATTAAAAGAAAGAACCATATAAAGTAAACCCCTACTTTTTGTCACATCAAGTGTCGTTTGGACTTTGGATAAATGATATTAGAAAATATCTGAGAAAACGAATGTATAATTCGGGAAACAGAAGAAAAAGATAAACGAGGGCAAATTGGTAAAAAGTTGGAACTTAATTGTGAGATGATGAATTTTTGACCTTGTATATATCGAAGCAAAGTGTGCATTTCATATGACACACAACACGAAGGCCAGAAAGAATTGCACTATGAAGAACAACGCCTCTTAACCTCGGTAACCGGGCAGCTAAGTGAAGTGTGGGCCCACTTCCGACCGACTGCCCGTAAAGAATTATGTCTTCTTGGCTAACTCCATATTCGGTTTCAAGACACTCGTATACTGCCTCTATATCGGCATATGTATTCATTTCACTTGGctgaaaaattaaaataaatattttaagaTGTAAtgatgattaaatattaatatctCACAATTCATTTGAATTACTAGTATACTTAAtgttttagaacacaaataaaaCGCTTTAATactcaaataaatgaaagtagaatattataataaactaatcaatggaatcatgttgttattttttcggtttttatgcaGAAAAGTGGGAAATTTTTTCATAAAGTCTTAAATCTTTTTTTGAACAGTAAAATGGACTATTTAATATTTTTCACAAATTAACACAAAagtctttttttattattttaaaaagaaatgacATAATATGTGGTTTTCCCAAAATAAAAGgacttttctgttaaaaaaaaaagatttagggttttataaaatataacgtGATAAAAAAATCTAGAATCATTATTGCCACGTGATCTTACTCTTTTTATCTCATACaacctgtttttttttttgacacaTAAAGTGCCCAAAAATAACAAGTCATCATTCAATAATTTCATACTCCATGAGATACCAATCGATATGCAATTCCCTAGAAGTTGATCCAAAGACTTTTACTTTTCATAGGATCTAAATTTTCTTGCAATTAAGTTATTTCGTTTTGAGTATAAATCGATATTTTATGAAAACAATTCGAAAGAAAACGTTAATTGTAGCAAAAAGTTGAAAGAAATTAAAGAAAATTTCATACTTTTCCAGTAGATGCCCCGTAGCCCGAGTAATCATACCTgtttaagaaaattaaaaaatatacaaacatcaatcATTATATATGACACCATTGAATGTGTAAAAGATGTTAAGAAGCAGCCAAATTTGAAATTTCATACCCAAAATTTGATTCTTATTAGGCTAACTTTTTATAATTAAGGTGTACTTTATTAATCGATAATTTAAATTAAGCCGAAAACTTTTTGAAAAGCCAGATTTTTAGGAAGTGAGCTTCTACTGTATATGAAATGACGCTAAGGAAAATCTACAGAACATAATAAATGGGAAAAAGTAAATGTGAAAGTAAATAAACACAACTATGAATGCAATAAAAATGTACAACGAATTTTAATTTTACGTGTATCTTAATAATCAATTTTCCTTTCAACTCCATATTTAATTGTCAAGACCTAATCTTTTTGACTTTAAAAAATAAGATAACTTATATCTAATCAATTTAAgagttttcttttttttttttaaagaaatactCGAGATTTTACTATTTTGCATGAACTAAATATCAAAGGGTAAAACCAGAAAGTTACGAAATTTTGTGACCCCATTTGGCAGAATAACACCCTGCACAAAGACCACTATCTCTATCAAGATTCATCAGCTATTTCTTGGTTTTTTGTTCCTTCTTTATTCAGGTAAATGATCAGTAAAAACTGTTCATACTTTACAGATATAAAAAATTAAAGTGAAATTTATGAAAAACTTTAAACGCAATCGGAATACTATGACTATTTTAAAACGATACAAATCTTGTaacaataattttaaattttagaaaaaagAAACCTTAAATTCTTACATAAAGTTAAAAACTTTGGCAGAAAAGGGGGAAGTGTGCAATTCACCAACCCTCGTGGGATAAGGACATTTCACATCGACAAATAGTTAATGCATTCATATCAATGCAAatcttgaaaaaataaaaaataaaaagaaaatacaaaac of the Lactuca sativa cultivar Salinas chromosome 6, Lsat_Salinas_v11, whole genome shotgun sequence genome contains:
- the LOC111918122 gene encoding uncharacterized protein LOC111918122; protein product: MGCLISHLAAKFAFFPPSPPTYQIKKCDDGKQIAVYTSSSIPLTAGVDDAGGGGCSLDVLSLDTKRGNKIVAFYLKNPYARLTLLYSHGNAADLGQLFDLFVQLKANLRVNLMGYDYSGYGASTGKPSEMNTYADIEAVYECLETEYGVSQEDIILYGQSVGSGPTLHLAARLPRLRGVVLHSAILSGLRVVCHMKCTLCFDIYKNVNKIKKVKCPTLVIHGTEDDVVNWLHGNGLWKMAKDPYEPLWIKGGGHCNLELYPDYIRHLCRFIHEMETITTKTRLKKIKSNLHFPKKSKSNPNTCSFCCINIGQPECLKCCKSSCGWKKPKCPDVKLPKCPDVKLPKCPDCLRCGCGPCGCFMCCSCKCKCVNCCW